The following coding sequences lie in one Bordetella genomosp. 9 genomic window:
- the dapA gene encoding 4-hydroxy-tetrahydrodipicolinate synthase, translated as MASSASAAGVTFQGSMVALVTPMHPDGTLDYASYRSLIDWHVAEGTDALVVVGTTGESPTVSMDEHAELIRVAVEHAAGRIPVIAGVGANSTEEAIHLARHAREVGAQAGLSVVPYYNKPSQEGLYRHFRRIAEAVDLPTLLYNVPGRTVADMSNETVLRLAEVPGIIGIKEATGDIGRAALLLREAPAGFQIFSGDDPTAAALMLLGGRGNISVTANVAPRLMHELCAAALAMDVAKVRELNARVARLNKALFVEANPIPVKWALARMGRMPLGYRLPLVELGSQYHGTVEAALRDAGVL; from the coding sequence ATGGCATCCTCGGCATCCGCCGCTGGCGTTACTTTTCAGGGCAGCATGGTGGCCCTGGTCACCCCCATGCATCCGGACGGGACGCTGGACTACGCGTCCTACCGCAGCCTGATCGACTGGCATGTGGCCGAAGGCACCGACGCGCTCGTCGTGGTCGGCACCACCGGCGAGTCGCCCACCGTTTCCATGGACGAGCATGCGGAGCTCATACGGGTCGCCGTCGAGCACGCGGCGGGGCGGATACCGGTCATCGCGGGTGTGGGCGCCAATTCGACGGAAGAGGCCATTCATCTGGCGCGGCATGCCCGCGAGGTGGGCGCCCAGGCCGGCCTGTCCGTGGTCCCTTACTACAACAAGCCGTCGCAAGAGGGCCTGTACCGGCATTTCCGGCGCATCGCCGAAGCCGTCGACCTGCCCACGCTCCTGTACAACGTGCCCGGGCGCACGGTGGCGGACATGTCAAACGAGACCGTGCTGCGGCTGGCGGAGGTGCCGGGGATCATCGGCATCAAGGAAGCGACGGGCGACATCGGCCGCGCAGCGCTTCTGCTGCGCGAGGCGCCAGCCGGTTTCCAAATATTCAGCGGGGACGACCCCACCGCAGCCGCGCTGATGCTGTTGGGCGGCCGCGGCAATATCTCTGTCACGGCCAATGTGGCGCCGCGTCTCATGCACGAACTGTGCGCGGCCGCGCTTGCCATGGACGTCGCCAAGGTGCGTGAACTCAACGCGCGTGTTGCGCGTCTCAACAAGGCCCTTTTCGTCGAGGCCAACCCGATTCCCGTCAAGTGGGCCCTGGCCCGGATGGGACGCATGCCGCTCGGCTATCGGCTCCCGCTGGTGGAACTGGGCTCGCAGTACCACGGCACGGTGGAAGCCGCATTGCGCGACGCGGGCGTGCTCTAA
- a CDS encoding NUDIX domain-containing protein, producing MTDFARSSLGRLRALAGPGPLLCPCVRVVVERPDGAILMHARADFTGMWGLPGGHIEVGESALQAARREVLEETGLIVHTLHPFGHASDPAVETVTLPNGDICHYQALLLHTRDFDGHPQGNPGEAPALRWIDPAGDLPPMMPHVLGTVRAFLAYRGGSGFQLL from the coding sequence ATGACGGATTTCGCGCGGTCCTCTTTGGGACGCCTGCGCGCGCTGGCCGGCCCAGGTCCCTTGCTATGTCCTTGTGTGCGCGTGGTGGTGGAACGGCCGGATGGCGCGATCCTTATGCATGCCCGGGCCGATTTCACGGGGATGTGGGGGTTGCCCGGCGGCCATATCGAGGTCGGCGAGTCGGCGCTGCAAGCTGCCCGGCGCGAGGTCCTGGAGGAGACGGGGCTGATCGTGCATACGCTGCATCCGTTCGGCCATGCCTCGGACCCTGCCGTCGAGACCGTGACGTTGCCCAACGGCGACATCTGCCACTACCAGGCGCTGCTGCTGCACACCCGCGACTTCGACGGCCATCCGCAAGGCAATCCGGGCGAGGCGCCGGCGCTGCGCTGGATCGACCCCGCCGGCGACCTGCCGCCCATGATGCCGCACGTGCTGGGCACAGTGCGCGCCTTCCTGGCCTATCGCGGCGGGTCGGGGTTCCAGCTTTTGTAG
- the ypfJ gene encoding KPN_02809 family neutral zinc metallopeptidase — translation MRMDDSRESENVEDRRGGGGLRVGGGGLSIGAIILALVAMYFGVDPRVVLQLMQEPAQTQQTAAPPPANDPEARFVAKVLGETEDTWRTIFQQHANRAYVPPKLVLYTGATPTACGTGRAAMGPFYCPADSKVYLDLGFFEEMRRRFQAPGDFAQAYVIAHEVGHHVQHLLGVSDRVSALQREEPRQANALSVRLELQADCFAGLWAKHADSARHILEAGDVEEALNAASAIGDDRLQKQSQGYVVPDAFTHGTSAQRVRWFKRGLQGGDPRQCDTFSATNL, via the coding sequence ATGCGCATGGACGATTCGCGTGAAAGCGAAAATGTGGAAGACCGCCGTGGCGGAGGTGGCTTGCGGGTAGGCGGCGGCGGCCTGAGCATCGGCGCCATCATCCTCGCCCTGGTCGCCATGTATTTCGGGGTCGACCCGCGCGTGGTGCTGCAGTTGATGCAGGAGCCGGCGCAGACCCAGCAGACCGCCGCGCCGCCCCCCGCCAACGATCCGGAGGCGCGGTTCGTCGCCAAGGTGCTGGGCGAGACCGAGGACACCTGGCGGACCATATTCCAGCAGCACGCCAACCGCGCCTACGTTCCGCCCAAACTGGTGCTGTACACCGGCGCGACGCCCACCGCCTGCGGCACCGGGCGCGCAGCGATGGGGCCCTTCTACTGCCCCGCGGACAGCAAGGTCTATCTGGATCTGGGCTTCTTCGAGGAAATGCGGCGCCGTTTCCAGGCCCCCGGAGATTTCGCACAAGCCTATGTCATCGCGCATGAAGTCGGCCACCACGTCCAGCACCTGCTCGGCGTGTCCGATCGCGTGTCCGCCTTGCAGCGCGAAGAACCGCGCCAGGCCAACGCGCTGTCCGTCCGCCTGGAATTGCAGGCGGACTGTTTTGCCGGGCTGTGGGCCAAGCACGCCGATAGCGCCCGCCACATTCTGGAAGCCGGCGACGTGGAAGAAGCGCTGAATGCCGCCAGCGCCATCGGCGACGACCGTTTGCAGAAGCAGAGCCAGGGCTATGTGGTGCCGGACGCCTTCACGCACGGCACGTCGGCGCAGCGCGTGCGGTGGTTCAAGCGCGGCCTTCAGGGCGGCGACCCGCGGCAGTGCGATACCTTCAGCGCGACGAATCTCTGA
- a CDS encoding ribosomal protein uL16 3-hydroxylase, whose amino-acid sequence MTVPHPDQPLALLGGLTPAQFMKRWWQRKPLLIRQAIPGFKPPIGVTELKRMARRDDVASRLIWRENGQWQMEHGPFARLPKAAEPDWTLLVQSVDLHSDAATELMHRFRFVPDARLDDVMVSIATDGGGVGPHFDSYDVFLLQAVGRREWRIGRQRDLSLQPDLPLKILRRFEPEETYILEPGDMLYLPPQVAHDGIAQGDCMTISIGFRAPDQATLARGMLEAAAEQVLARAGLPSGPYGEPALPGPRLDARYRDPGQAATTHPAELPDGLIGAALQAVGRIRFDETLAHRFLGCWLTEPGAQAVFDPTPADGPDLQARWPDTGLLKLDRRTRMLYRGRQLFINGETAPVPASAVLRRLADDRYLACDARTGLSLNDAERDCLTQWLDDGWLHYIP is encoded by the coding sequence ATGACCGTCCCGCATCCCGACCAGCCGCTCGCCCTGCTTGGCGGCCTTACACCCGCGCAATTCATGAAGCGCTGGTGGCAACGCAAACCGCTGCTGATCCGGCAGGCCATTCCGGGTTTCAAACCCCCGATAGGGGTCACGGAACTGAAGCGGATGGCACGCCGGGACGACGTGGCATCCCGCCTGATCTGGCGCGAGAACGGTCAATGGCAAATGGAGCATGGGCCGTTCGCGCGCTTGCCCAAGGCGGCCGAACCGGACTGGACGCTGCTCGTGCAAAGCGTCGACCTGCACAGCGATGCGGCGACCGAACTGATGCATCGCTTCCGCTTCGTTCCCGACGCCCGGCTGGACGACGTGATGGTGAGCATCGCGACGGATGGCGGCGGCGTCGGACCGCACTTCGACAGCTACGACGTATTCCTTCTGCAGGCAGTGGGGCGGCGCGAATGGCGCATCGGCCGTCAGCGCGACCTGAGCCTGCAGCCGGACCTGCCGTTGAAAATTCTGCGCCGCTTCGAACCGGAGGAAACCTACATTCTCGAACCGGGCGACATGCTCTACCTGCCGCCCCAGGTCGCGCATGACGGGATCGCGCAGGGCGACTGCATGACGATCTCCATCGGCTTTCGCGCGCCGGACCAGGCCACGCTGGCGCGAGGCATGCTCGAAGCCGCGGCCGAACAGGTGCTTGCGCGCGCGGGCCTGCCCAGCGGCCCATACGGGGAGCCCGCACTGCCCGGCCCGCGCCTGGATGCGCGTTACCGCGACCCCGGTCAGGCGGCCACCACGCATCCCGCCGAACTTCCCGACGGTCTGATCGGCGCCGCGTTGCAGGCGGTCGGCCGCATCAGGTTCGACGAGACGCTGGCGCATCGTTTCCTGGGATGCTGGCTGACCGAACCGGGAGCGCAGGCCGTATTCGATCCCACACCGGCGGACGGCCCGGATCTACAGGCACGATGGCCCGATACCGGCTTGCTGAAGCTGGACCGCCGCACCCGCATGCTTTACCGCGGCCGGCAATTGTTCATCAACGGGGAAACGGCGCCAGTCCCTGCATCGGCCGTGCTCCGCCGGCTGGCCGACGACCGCTATCTGGCCTGCGATGCCAGAACGGGCCTCAGCCTGAACGACGCCGAGCGCGATTGCCTGACGCAATGGCTGGACGATGGGTGGCTGCACTACATCCCCTGA
- a CDS encoding L-threonylcarbamoyladenylate synthase: MAQFFTVHPANPQPRLLKQAAQLLRDGGLAAVPTDSSYAVIARLDDKAASDKLRRLRGLNDRHHLTLICRDLAELGHFARVDNRQYRMLKAATPGPFTFILEATREVPRRVSHPSRKTIGLRVPDHPVTLGLLEQFGEPLLSTTLIPAGESDALNDAEEIRERYEHELAAVIDSGACPKEPTTVIDLTGDEAQVIRVGRGDPSQLGIA; encoded by the coding sequence ATGGCGCAATTTTTCACCGTACATCCCGCAAATCCGCAACCCCGGCTTCTGAAGCAGGCCGCGCAGTTGCTCCGCGACGGCGGTCTGGCTGCGGTGCCCACCGATTCCAGCTACGCCGTCATTGCGCGTCTGGACGACAAGGCAGCGTCCGACAAGCTGCGCCGCCTGCGCGGGCTGAACGACCGGCATCACCTGACGCTGATCTGCCGCGATCTGGCCGAGCTCGGCCACTTTGCGCGGGTGGACAATCGCCAATACCGCATGTTGAAAGCGGCGACGCCGGGGCCCTTTACCTTCATCCTGGAAGCGACCCGAGAGGTCCCGCGCCGCGTGTCCCATCCTTCCCGCAAGACGATCGGGCTGCGCGTGCCGGACCATCCTGTCACGCTGGGGCTGCTCGAGCAGTTCGGTGAGCCGCTGCTTTCGACCACGCTGATTCCGGCCGGAGAAAGCGATGCCTTGAACGACGCCGAGGAAATCCGGGAACGCTACGAGCACGAGCTGGCAGCGGTGATCGATAGCGGCGCCTGTCCCAAGGAGCCCACCACCGTCATCGACCTGACCGGCGACGAAGCGCAGGTTATCCGGGTCGGGCGTGGCGATCCTTCCCAGCTTGGAATCGCCTGA
- the bamC gene encoding outer membrane protein assembly factor BamC, producing the protein MNKRHAAFTALLTLVMLAGCSDINQMLGKEEPIDYKSAVSQQAQPLSIPPDLTQAANDPRYKAPPGGTTTFSQYQAAGQQQALASAQPANSGVLPQRADMRVERDGNIRWLVVDMPPEQIFGKVVDFWTSNGFTIQTNNPTAGLIETDWAENRAKIPESWLRQALGMILEQAYDSGEREKFRTRLERVNGHTEIYINHQHMVEKNVGPRDSGNLQWQPGPEDPGLNAAMLARLMVFLGTSVDQAKTMVAKAEAVPAPAVTRDIQTDGARLRVQEPFDRAWRRVSVALDSGGFTVDDRDRSAGDFYVRYLDTDTGLQRDEPGFFSRLFGTARPSQAPQYRIHVVGQGDATQVTVQDPNGKPDNSPTAQRLLSVLADKMSATQ; encoded by the coding sequence ATGAACAAGCGCCATGCCGCTTTCACGGCATTGCTTACCCTGGTCATGCTGGCCGGTTGCAGCGACATCAATCAAATGCTCGGCAAGGAAGAGCCGATCGACTACAAAAGCGCGGTCAGCCAGCAGGCCCAGCCGCTCAGTATTCCCCCGGATTTGACCCAGGCCGCCAACGATCCGCGCTACAAGGCGCCTCCCGGCGGCACTACCACGTTCTCGCAGTATCAGGCGGCTGGCCAGCAGCAGGCGCTGGCGTCGGCGCAGCCCGCGAACAGTGGCGTGCTGCCGCAGCGTGCCGACATGCGCGTCGAGCGCGACGGCAACATCCGCTGGCTGGTGGTCGATATGCCGCCGGAGCAGATTTTCGGCAAGGTGGTGGACTTCTGGACCAGCAACGGCTTCACGATCCAGACCAACAATCCCACGGCCGGTCTGATCGAAACCGATTGGGCGGAAAACCGCGCCAAGATCCCCGAAAGCTGGCTGCGCCAGGCTCTCGGGATGATCCTGGAACAGGCCTACGATAGCGGCGAGCGCGAAAAATTCCGCACCCGCCTCGAGCGCGTCAACGGGCACACCGAAATCTATATCAATCACCAGCACATGGTGGAAAAGAACGTCGGTCCCCGCGATTCCGGCAACCTGCAGTGGCAGCCTGGCCCCGAGGATCCCGGTCTGAACGCCGCCATGCTGGCGCGTCTGATGGTGTTCCTGGGCACCAGCGTGGATCAGGCCAAGACCATGGTGGCGAAGGCGGAAGCCGTGCCGGCCCCCGCCGTCACGCGCGATATTCAAACCGATGGCGCGCGCCTGCGCGTGCAAGAGCCCTTCGACCGCGCCTGGCGCCGCGTCAGCGTGGCCCTGGATTCGGGCGGCTTCACCGTAGACGACCGCGACCGCTCGGCCGGCGACTTCTATGTCCGCTACCTGGATACGGACACCGGCCTGCAGCGCGATGAGCCCGGGTTCTTCAGCCGCCTCTTCGGCACCGCCCGGCCCAGCCAGGCGCCGCAATACCGGATCCACGTGGTCGGCCAGGGTGATGCGACCCAGGTCACCGTGCAGGATCCGAACGGCAAGCCTGACAACAGCCCCACCGCCCAGCGTCTGCTGAGCGTGCTGGCCGACAAGATGTCGGCAACGCAGTAA
- a CDS encoding site-2 protease family protein, whose protein sequence is MDDIIQSIALYAIPVIFAITLHEAAHGYVARMFGDPTAYQMGRVSLNPVSHIDPVGTLLVPLVILLASKLLGSPGILFGWAKPVPVDFSRLRRPKQDMLWVAAAGPGSNLVMAILWGIVLKLIYQSGGADGFWFDMAAAGVQINLVLMALNLLPLLPLDGGRMLYSLLPYRMAAQYSRIEPYGMLIVLLLLFSGALWVFLRPIFALGSTIVGWFL, encoded by the coding sequence ATGGACGACATCATCCAGTCGATCGCGCTCTACGCGATCCCCGTCATATTCGCCATCACGCTGCACGAGGCCGCGCATGGCTACGTCGCGCGCATGTTCGGCGATCCCACTGCCTACCAGATGGGGCGGGTCAGCCTGAACCCGGTCAGCCATATCGACCCGGTGGGTACGCTGCTGGTGCCGCTGGTCATTCTGCTGGCATCCAAGCTGCTCGGCAGCCCCGGCATCCTGTTCGGCTGGGCCAAGCCGGTTCCGGTCGATTTCAGCAGGCTGCGGCGGCCCAAGCAGGATATGTTGTGGGTGGCGGCGGCCGGCCCCGGCTCGAACCTGGTCATGGCGATCCTGTGGGGCATCGTGCTGAAGCTGATTTACCAGAGCGGCGGGGCGGACGGCTTCTGGTTCGACATGGCCGCGGCGGGCGTGCAGATCAATCTGGTGCTGATGGCCCTGAATCTCCTGCCTCTGCTGCCGCTGGACGGGGGGCGCATGCTGTACAGCCTGCTGCCCTACCGGATGGCCGCGCAATACTCGCGCATCGAGCCCTACGGCATGCTGATCGTGCTGCTGCTCCTGTTCAGCGGCGCGCTGTGGGTCTTCCTGCGGCCCATTTTTGCCCTCGGAAGCACCATTGTGGGCTGGTTCCTATAG